The proteins below are encoded in one region of Thermococcus peptonophilus:
- a CDS encoding DUF92 domain-containing protein, with the protein MTLNIIADIITVLLLGILAYRSRALDANGSVAAGFLGLGVLVFGGIWTFLALLVFLILGVLATKYKYKEKVKKGLAQPNNGTRGLGNVLGNGLAVLIFLLIETAVKEDIFWAATFASIATVNGDTLASELGKILGRRPRLITNLKPVTPGTDGAVSLQGEIIALIGALIIALFALPLTTHTWEMILAVTVGGFIGVNIDSLIGATLEEKGITDNNSTNFLASLFGGLIGAALFYALEMV; encoded by the coding sequence ATGACTTTGAACATCATTGCTGATATAATCACAGTGCTCCTCCTTGGAATCCTGGCATATCGCTCCCGGGCCTTGGATGCCAATGGTTCGGTAGCCGCGGGCTTCTTGGGCTTAGGCGTCCTTGTATTTGGTGGAATATGGACGTTTCTGGCGCTTTTGGTGTTCCTTATCCTTGGAGTTTTGGCTACCAAATATAAATACAAAGAAAAGGTTAAAAAAGGCCTTGCACAGCCAAACAACGGAACAAGAGGCCTTGGTAACGTTCTTGGGAACGGGTTGGCTGTGCTGATATTCCTTCTGATAGAAACGGCTGTGAAGGAGGACATTTTCTGGGCAGCAACGTTTGCCTCAATAGCCACTGTGAACGGAGATACTCTGGCGAGTGAGCTAGGGAAGATTCTCGGAAGAAGACCGAGGCTGATAACCAACTTGAAACCCGTCACACCTGGAACGGATGGTGCCGTCTCTCTCCAGGGTGAGATTATAGCCCTTATCGGGGCTTTGATAATAGCTCTCTTTGCCCTACCACTGACCACTCACACTTGGGAGATGATACTCGCCGTTACAGTCGGCGGGTTCATAGGGGTTAACATCGACAGCCTCATTGGAGCGACCCTCGAAGAAAAGGGGATCACAGATAACAACTCCACCAACTTTCTGGCAAGCCTTTTTGGCGGTCTAATCGGTGCCGCTCTGTTCTACGCTCTTGAGATGGTATAA
- a CDS encoding Lrp/AsnC family transcriptional regulator, whose amino-acid sequence MADKINPVDHRILKLLSKNARLTYKELAELLGTTRQRISRRMNRLEQSGVILKYTVIPDYDALGYIHVVLGITLKPGADVREAIEALKTDEHVKVIQRALGSHNLVIHVIGPKDMRELERIISEISKKVPAIDHMDVTFITETIKFETL is encoded by the coding sequence CAAGCTCCTCTCAAAGAACGCCCGCCTCACATACAAGGAGCTTGCCGAGCTTCTTGGCACAACAAGGCAGAGGATTTCCCGCAGGATGAACCGCCTTGAGCAGAGCGGTGTAATTTTGAAGTACACAGTGATACCCGATTATGATGCCCTTGGCTACATTCACGTTGTTCTGGGCATTACTCTGAAGCCGGGGGCGGATGTCAGGGAGGCCATAGAGGCCCTCAAGACGGATGAACACGTCAAGGTAATCCAGCGTGCACTCGGCTCGCACAACCTTGTGATCCACGTAATTGGGCCGAAGGACATGAGGGAGCTTGAAAGAATAATCTCTGAGATCTCCAAGAAGGTGCCAGCGATAGACCACATGGATGTCACGTTCATTACTGAGACAATCAAGTTTGAGACTCTCTAG